One genomic window of Planctomycetia bacterium includes the following:
- a CDS encoding glycosyltransferase, whose product MSHRKRLVVLPSLQAVVESDGRVIVTQKFVDGMNEYAKQWHGPVTAVIEPTTELSDNLDNVAVVPAVLDFGLEVMSFRDKRLASIVAESAVVLGGTDYRQNHLAALCRNSATPFVVTTEYTLKTRRQIIAAEGSNALVRWRRNWWERSQEAANRRSVRSATGVQCNGLPTYLEYRELNEDAMLYFDTRTTYEMLPDQERLERRLAHLMSGEPLRLVFSGRLIGMKGADHLPRFAAELRRLGVPFTLDICGAGNLEDDLRAQVNKLDLYAQVRFRGCLDFKTRLMPLLQDEIDLFICPHRQGDPSCTYLETLACGVPIVGYANEAWSGLLNLSGCGRQVDLDDYKLLASSTARLHADRDTLAKLALKAWDFAQDHTFEATFARRIEHLRDCADVASETCLAGATC is encoded by the coding sequence ATGTCACATCGCAAACGCTTGGTCGTGCTGCCGTCGTTGCAAGCCGTCGTCGAAAGCGACGGGCGGGTGATCGTGACGCAGAAGTTCGTCGACGGGATGAACGAGTACGCCAAGCAATGGCACGGGCCGGTCACGGCCGTGATCGAACCGACGACCGAACTTTCCGATAATCTCGACAATGTCGCCGTAGTTCCGGCGGTGCTCGACTTCGGGCTCGAAGTCATGTCGTTTCGCGATAAGCGGCTGGCGTCGATCGTCGCCGAATCGGCAGTCGTGCTCGGCGGAACCGACTATCGACAGAATCACTTAGCGGCGCTCTGCCGCAACAGCGCCACGCCGTTCGTCGTGACGACGGAATACACGTTGAAGACGCGCCGGCAGATCATCGCGGCCGAGGGCTCGAATGCCTTGGTTCGCTGGCGGCGCAATTGGTGGGAGCGAAGCCAAGAAGCGGCGAACCGGCGGAGCGTGCGCAGCGCGACCGGCGTGCAATGCAACGGCCTGCCGACTTATTTGGAGTACCGCGAGCTCAACGAAGACGCGATGCTCTATTTCGACACGCGCACCACTTACGAGATGCTGCCCGATCAAGAACGCTTGGAACGCCGACTCGCGCATCTCATGAGCGGCGAGCCGCTCAGGTTGGTCTTCTCCGGTCGGCTGATCGGCATGAAGGGGGCCGACCATTTGCCGCGCTTCGCTGCGGAGCTGCGTCGGTTGGGGGTTCCTTTCACGCTCGATATTTGCGGTGCGGGGAACTTGGAAGACGATCTCCGCGCGCAGGTCAACAAGCTCGATCTCTACGCCCAGGTTCGCTTCCGCGGTTGTCTTGATTTCAAGACGCGACTCATGCCCCTGTTGCAAGACGAGATCGATCTCTTCATCTGCCCGCATCGGCAAGGAGACCCTTCCTGCACCTACTTGGAAACGCTGGCGTGCGGAGTGCCGATCGTCGGTTATGCCAATGAAGCCTGGAGCGGGTTGCTGAATCTCTCGGGCTGCGGCCGGCAAGTCGATCTCGACGACTATAAGCTGCTCGCTTCTTCGACGGCCCGACTGCATGCCGATCGCGACACCTTAGCCAAGCTCGCGCTCAAGGCGTGGGACTTCGCGCAAGATCATACTTTCGAAGCGACGTTTGCTCGCCGCATCGAGCATCTGCGCGACTGCGCAGACGTGGCGAGCGAAACCTGTCTTGCCGGGGCGACTTGCTGA
- a CDS encoding TolC family protein — protein sequence MSRLVAYATLGTFVGTSLFCATILLRTASNSIWPLAGDDGKLLDAVSPATLSAIVAQKSPPTGSNKSTKAELEPAPAKLTGTIVGTQPLRFTQLDAPAAPAPTLTVPTLPAPPHSTTIQQATLLPAGDSAPALALPVNVEENVGPTISGPTIGLPVPHAPSFAPSFTTSEALPPSAVISAPVPLPANVDFGRLDTAVPQATHPPTAQLTQPQLPPSPWSRFVASFGSGHFTEQGTISLADVRTMALRNNKDIAVLGHLPQIATATAGLEAAIFDPVLTINPLGGRYNRQVATQVQSLGNTTSNVLKTGFLLPGSSLNQVYVEKLYSTGGRVQVGIGQNQVNYSPAGSFVLVNPAWQSSINLILEQPLFRGRGPNWNEAPLRIAQANQSQSRHTFEATVNQVLRDAEFAYWDAYAAYQDHEVRRMAAAQALETVERERGRLRLGEGSVPDVAQAEEQAESFQIAQAEAENRLINAQRTLRRIMGIPPDDPRPIIPATPASDAPLVVGWEQAASQAMSRPEFGAQRAIVEAAEIEVCRRRNGLLPDISVRAIYSITGLDNHWDGAWSYVGTGGYNDWTVGAVYKQPIGRRADNSLAQRAAATLSLESARLRQLEHEVLHQLDAACRNVAAAERLLSMHRRRREAAAIQLEARRELYLENRAQLRDELDAEVRYASAVLDESIARVNYQRSLTDWNYARGAIASEDIVVAR from the coding sequence GTGTCACGACTCGTCGCTTACGCGACGCTCGGCACGTTCGTCGGCACGTCCCTCTTCTGCGCGACGATATTACTGCGCACCGCCTCCAACTCGATCTGGCCGCTCGCAGGAGATGACGGGAAATTGCTCGACGCGGTTTCGCCGGCAACGCTGAGCGCGATCGTCGCGCAAAAATCGCCGCCGACCGGCTCGAATAAGTCGACGAAAGCGGAACTCGAGCCGGCTCCGGCGAAGCTCACGGGAACGATCGTCGGCACGCAGCCGCTGCGGTTCACACAACTTGATGCGCCCGCTGCTCCAGCACCGACTCTTACTGTGCCGACTCTTCCTGCGCCGCCTCACTCAACGACCATCCAGCAAGCCACGCTGCTTCCTGCCGGCGATAGCGCTCCGGCACTCGCGCTCCCGGTGAACGTCGAAGAGAACGTCGGCCCTACGATCAGCGGCCCTACGATCGGCCTTCCAGTTCCTCATGCTCCGTCGTTCGCCCCGTCGTTCACAACCTCGGAAGCGCTCCCGCCGAGCGCCGTGATCTCGGCTCCGGTTCCGCTCCCCGCCAACGTCGATTTCGGCCGGCTCGATACTGCCGTGCCGCAAGCCACCCACCCGCCGACGGCCCAGCTCACGCAACCGCAACTGCCGCCGAGTCCGTGGAGCCGGTTCGTCGCTTCGTTCGGCAGCGGCCATTTCACCGAGCAAGGGACGATCTCGCTCGCCGATGTGCGCACGATGGCGCTGCGCAACAACAAAGATATCGCCGTGCTCGGGCACCTCCCGCAAATCGCCACGGCGACCGCAGGGCTCGAAGCCGCGATTTTCGATCCCGTCCTCACGATCAACCCGCTCGGCGGCCGCTACAATCGCCAAGTCGCTACGCAGGTGCAATCTCTCGGCAACACCACCTCGAACGTCCTCAAGACGGGCTTCTTGCTCCCCGGTTCGAGCTTGAACCAAGTCTACGTGGAGAAGCTCTACTCGACCGGCGGGCGCGTCCAAGTCGGCATCGGTCAGAATCAGGTGAACTACTCGCCGGCCGGCAGCTTCGTGCTCGTCAATCCGGCCTGGCAGTCGTCGATCAACTTAATCTTGGAGCAACCGCTGTTTCGAGGGCGGGGCCCGAATTGGAACGAAGCTCCGCTTCGCATCGCGCAAGCCAATCAATCGCAATCGCGGCACACGTTCGAAGCGACCGTCAATCAAGTGTTGCGCGATGCCGAATTCGCCTACTGGGACGCTTACGCCGCTTATCAAGACCACGAAGTCCGTCGCATGGCGGCGGCGCAAGCGCTGGAAACGGTCGAGCGCGAGCGCGGCCGATTGCGGCTCGGCGAAGGTTCCGTGCCCGACGTTGCACAAGCCGAAGAACAAGCCGAGTCGTTCCAGATCGCACAAGCCGAAGCGGAGAATCGCTTGATCAATGCCCAGCGCACATTGCGCCGCATCATGGGCATACCTCCGGACGATCCGCGGCCGATCATCCCGGCGACTCCCGCCTCCGACGCACCACTCGTCGTCGGTTGGGAACAAGCCGCCTCGCAAGCGATGTCGCGCCCGGAGTTCGGAGCGCAACGAGCGATCGTCGAAGCGGCCGAGATCGAAGTCTGCCGACGTCGCAACGGCCTACTCCCCGATATCTCCGTCCGCGCGATCTACTCCATCACGGGCCTCGACAACCATTGGGACGGAGCCTGGAGCTACGTCGGCACCGGCGGCTACAACGACTGGACCGTCGGCGCGGTTTACAAACAACCGATTGGCCGGCGCGCCGACAACTCGCTCGCGCAGCGCGCCGCGGCGACGTTGAGCCTTGAATCGGCCCGCCTCCGACAGCTCGAGCATGAAGTTCTGCATCAGCTCGATGCTGCCTGCCGCAACGTCGCGGCCGCCGAACGGCTGCTCTCGATGCATCGTCGTCGGCGTGAAGCGGCGGCCATCCAACTCGAAGCCCGCCGCGAACTCTATCTGGAAAATCGGGCACAGCTACGCGACGAGCTCGACGCCGAAGTGCGCTACGCCTCGGCCGTGCTCGATGAATCGATTGCGCGCGTGAACTACCAGCGCTCGCTCACCGATTGGAACTATGCCCGGGGTGCGATCGCGTCAGAAGATATCGTCGTCGCGCGCTAG